A window of Micromonospora eburnea genomic DNA:
CGACCGCGAGGAGGTGCGGCGTGGATGACCTGGAGCGGGAGCTGCGCGACCTCGCCGGTTGGCTGCGGACCCCCGAGCCGCCCGAGGTGGCCGCCCGGGTACGGGCCCGGCTCACCGCACCCGAGCCCGCCCGACGCCGTTGGCGCTACCTCGTGGCGGCGCTCGTCGCGCTGGTCGTGGCGGTGCTGCCGCCGGGGCGGGCCGCCGTCGCCGACGCCGTGGCGGGGCTGCTGCGTTTCGCCGGCATCACCATCGTCTCGTCACCCGGATCGGCGCTGCCCACCGGTACCGCGTCACCGCTGCCGTCGCAGCGGTCCGCCGCCCTGGTCGAGGCGCAGCGGAAGGTGCACTTCCCGATCCGGCTCCCGGCCAAGCTGGGCCCACCCGAGGAGGTGCTGGTCGCCGACCCCGATGCCACGGGCGCCTGCCGGGTGGCCACGCTGTTGTATCGCGGCGGAGCGCTGCGAATCGACGCCTTCGACGGTCGGCTCGACCCGGCCTTCCAGAAGCAGGCCGGCGGGCCGGGGGTGGAGTGGGTCCAGGTCGACGGCGACTTCGCCATCTGGATCGGCGGTCCACACTCGGTGACCTACGTGGACCGGACGGGCGCTGTCCGGGTGGAGACCGCCCGGCTCGCCGCCTCGACCCTGATCTGGCAGGAGGCGGAGGTGAGCTACCGGCTCGAGGGTGACCTCACCATGTCCGAGGCGATCGAGATCGCCAACTCGCTCGACTAGGGCGTGATGTCCGGGCCGACCGTGCGGCGGCGACCAGCGCCAGCACGCCGGCGGCGAGGATCGGGCAGCCGATCGACAGGATGCCGAGCAGCCCGAACAGCACCATCACCACGCCCGACACCGTCAGCGCCAGCCTCCGTAGCGGCGCGGCGCGGGCCACGCCGTAGACCGAGCCGAGGGCCGCGCCGGTCAGCCCGCCGACAAACCAGGCCGCGACCTCGCCGCCCTGTCGAGCGATCAGTCCGGCGTAGAGACCGATCATGACGAAGGCGATCACGGCCGCGGCCGCCGGCAACGGATCCCAACGGTCGCGCCATCTGGAGGCCATGACCCATCGTCGCAGACCCGTCGCGCTCCCGGCATGGGCCGCACGTACCGTACCGGCGGGACAGGCGCGGAGTGTGTCGTCGGCGCGATCGTCAGGGAAGCCGTCGTGGTTCACCGGGAGGGACGCCGGTGCCCCGGCCCGGGTGGGCCGCCGGGCGGGCGCACCCCGCGGGGTCGGCGGGTGTCCGTTCGCCGCTGAGGTCGGCTGTCGTGCCCTCGGTTGCCGGCTCCGGACGACCCGAGCTCATCGTCGGCCACGACCCCGACCGTACAAGGTGAGTGCGTTGCAGACGTCGAAGACGCCGATAACGTCCCAGGCCAGGTCGCCGGCCGCCTGCCGGGTGGCCGAGTCGGCGACCATGCCGGTCAGGATGACCACCCGGTTCTGCACGCTCACCGAGATCTGCTGACGGCGGGTGGTCCAGTCGGCGCTCAGGCGTTGCGCCACCAGTGCGGCGAGGCGCAGGTCCTCGTCGCGGACCCCGTCGTCGCCGACGTAGGGATTGTGCTCGGGGTAGGGCCAGGGCATCACCTTGCGACCTCCGTGGTCGTCACCGGCGGCGCGGGTGCCGCCGAACTCGGCTGTACGGGCGGATGTTCCCCGCGGGGCCGACCCGGCCGCGCCGCGCCGGCCGTGGGCGCCGGGCGGGTGGACCCCATCGGCGGCCGGCTGGCGCGCCGGAAGGCGGCCGCCCGCGTGGGGATGACCGGGAAGACGCTGTCCAGCCGCATGGTGTGCAGCACGGTCCGGACGAAGCGGGACGGCGCCACCAGGCAGAGCACCTTGCCGTCCTGCCGGGCATCCTGGTGGGCGCGTACCAGCAGGCCGAGGCCCACCGACTCGATGGTGCGCACCTCGGCGAGGTCGACCAGCACCTGTCGGCCGAGGGTGACGGCTTCCGCCAGCGCCCGCCGGACCGGCTCCGCCGGTTCCGCGCTCCCGGCCGCCCGGTCGTCGCCGACCCCGTCGAGGTCGCCGACACCGAGCACGTCGTCGAACTCCGGGGTGCGGGCCGAGTCGGGGCCCTCGTCACCGCCGTCCGCTGGCTGGGCGGTGCAGCGGGGGCAGAAATGCGGGCCGGAGGCGAAGGGCGAGCCCGTCCAGCCGTGCTCGAACACCAGTGTCCAGACGACCTCGGCGTCGGGCAGGACGCAGGCGGTACCGGTGATCGTGTCGCCGCAGTCGTCGCAGATCAAGCTCATCAGGTGGTCCGCCGGTACGACCGTCATGCCTCTCCTCTCGCTTCGTGCCCGTGCCGACGTGTGGGCTCGGCGGTTGCCGGGTGGCGCGGCTGTTCAGGACCGGCGGGCGTCCTCGGTGCCCCGGCGCGCGGTGACGACGCCGAGCACCACCGCGGGGACCGCGAAGCCGACCTGGGCGAGCAGCCGCGGGAGCGCCTGGCTCTCGTCGACGCCGATCAGGCGGATGGTCACGGAGCCCAGCAGCGCGGCGGCCACGCCGAGGGCGACGGTCAGCCACACGGGGGCGGCCTTCGGGCCCGGCAGGACGAGCCGGCCCACGACGCCGACGCCGATGCCGATGGCGAGGGCGCTGAGGAGCGCGCTGCCGGTCACTGGTTCCTCCTTGGACTTCGCTCCCGCCGGGTCAGGACCGGGTGACGACCCGGGCCCGCCCGAGCGCTGGTCTCGCCGGCCCGGCGCCGACCGCGTCGCCGCGGGATGGTGGATGCGGGGTGCCACCGGCGACCGGTAACGGCTGGTCAGGACGGGCCGTGTCCAGGATGCGGCGGATCCGTGGGTGGGGATCGCGCAGCGTGAGCACGCCGCCTCGTCGGGTCATCCGGCGCTGGACGTCGAACAGCAACCCGATGGCCGCCGCGTCGAGGTGCCGACATCCGGACAGGTCGATCACGACCTCCGCGGGATGCAGGGACAGGACCCGGTCCAGGACCGCCCCGACCTCGGAGAGCCGGGACAGGTCGAGTTCCGCGGTGATGTCCAGCTCGACCCGGGGCACCCGGCACTCCGGTGGGAGCGGGTGGTGCGCGGTCACTGATGGCTCCTCTGTGGCTCGGTTAGTTGCTGTCTCACACCCTGGGCGCCGATCGTGGAGGTCGTCACGCGGCGGCATGACAGTTGTGTGACAAATCCGTGTCAGAGATCGGGGGGTTGGT
This region includes:
- a CDS encoding STAS domain-containing protein — its product is MTAHHPLPPECRVPRVELDITAELDLSRLSEVGAVLDRVLSLHPAEVVIDLSGCRHLDAAAIGLLFDVQRRMTRRGGVLTLRDPHPRIRRILDTARPDQPLPVAGGTPHPPSRGDAVGAGPARPALGRARVVTRS
- a CDS encoding BON domain-containing protein, whose product is MPWPYPEHNPYVGDDGVRDEDLRLAALVAQRLSADWTTRRQQISVSVQNRVVILTGMVADSATRQAAGDLAWDVIGVFDVCNALTLYGRGRGRR